From a region of the Polyangium spumosum genome:
- a CDS encoding TetR family transcriptional regulator: protein MRRAAALPQTQTDGRHARAERTREAIVEALLGLLSEGVLRPSAEQIAERAGVSRRALFNHFADLDDLLSCAVRRRMETVMAIWPKLSEEGTAAERARSVAEGLGRFHEQIAPVRRAGLHFAHDSAFVAGQLREATRLHRAAIGAVFRREIEAAPEEARATLLGGLAAAASFAMWEELRRNQELSVDEATGAVRLELEGMLARAARDHENR from the coding sequence GTGAGACGCGCGGCCGCACTTCCGCAGACGCAGACCGATGGGCGTCACGCGCGCGCCGAGCGTACGCGGGAGGCGATCGTGGAGGCGCTGCTCGGGCTGCTCTCGGAGGGCGTCTTGCGGCCCTCGGCCGAGCAGATCGCCGAGCGCGCGGGGGTCTCGCGGCGGGCGCTCTTCAACCATTTCGCGGACCTCGACGACCTGCTCTCGTGCGCGGTTCGGCGCCGCATGGAGACGGTCATGGCGATCTGGCCGAAGCTCTCCGAGGAGGGGACGGCGGCGGAGCGGGCGCGGAGCGTGGCCGAGGGGCTGGGACGGTTTCACGAGCAGATCGCGCCCGTGCGCCGCGCCGGCCTGCATTTCGCGCACGACTCGGCGTTCGTCGCGGGCCAGCTCCGCGAGGCTACGCGGCTGCACAGGGCGGCGATCGGCGCGGTCTTCCGGCGCGAGATCGAGGCGGCGCCGGAGGAGGCGCGGGCCACGTTGCTCGGGGGCCTCGCGGCGGCGGCGAGTTTTGCGATGTGGGAGGAGCTCCGGAGGAACCAGGAGCTCTCGGTGGACGAGGCGACCGGCGCCGTGCGGCTCGAGCTCGAAGGGATGCTCGCCCGCGCGGCGCGGGATCACGAGAATCGATAG
- a CDS encoding enoyl-CoA hydratase/isomerase family protein, with product MPDVHLERDGAVATLVLDDTRRKNAMSPELGDALAARVREVARDASVRAVVLSGAGDAFSAGGDLAMLERLRAASFAEARAFMLGFYARYLSITELDVPVVAAVRGPAIGAGLCVALACDLVIVDEDSRLALNFASLGLHPGMGATYLAPRRAGPERAAELLLTGRRFTGRDAAAWGMALEAVPAEHVRPRAAELAAQIAGNAPLVVRALKKSLGLDRAALAAALDREAYEQAVSYASEDLGEGLRAASEKRRPAFSGR from the coding sequence ATGCCCGACGTCCACCTCGAACGCGACGGCGCCGTCGCCACGCTCGTCCTCGACGATACGCGCCGAAAAAACGCCATGAGCCCCGAGCTCGGAGACGCCCTCGCCGCGCGGGTGCGGGAGGTCGCGCGAGACGCCTCGGTGCGCGCCGTCGTGCTCTCGGGCGCGGGGGACGCGTTCTCCGCGGGCGGCGACCTCGCCATGCTCGAGCGCCTGCGCGCCGCGAGCTTCGCGGAGGCGCGGGCCTTCATGCTCGGGTTTTACGCCCGGTATCTGTCGATCACGGAGCTCGACGTCCCCGTGGTCGCGGCCGTGCGGGGGCCGGCGATCGGCGCGGGGCTCTGCGTCGCGCTCGCCTGTGACCTCGTGATCGTCGACGAGGACAGCCGGCTCGCCCTGAATTTCGCCTCGCTCGGCCTGCACCCCGGCATGGGCGCGACGTACCTCGCGCCGCGACGCGCGGGCCCCGAGCGCGCCGCCGAGCTCCTCCTCACCGGACGCCGCTTCACGGGCCGCGACGCCGCCGCGTGGGGCATGGCCCTCGAAGCGGTCCCCGCCGAACACGTGCGCCCCCGCGCCGCGGAGCTCGCGGCCCAGATCGCCGGAAACGCCCCGCTCGTGGTCCGCGCGCTGAAAAAATCCCTCGGCCTCGACCGCGCCGCGCTCGCCGCTGCCCTCGACCGCGAGGCCTACGAGCAGGCCGTGAGTTATGCGAGCGAGGACCTCGGCGAGGGGTTACGCGCCGCGAGCGAGAAACGAAGACCCGCCTTTTCGGGCCGCTGA
- a CDS encoding PAS domain-containing protein, with amino-acid sequence MTTNRDPLADRFFRFQSAPCLDVDFDGAILSANGAFCQAVGRGEDELRAAGLAVLFAPEARAEALAALARGATEDVLSFALPITRPEGELRWLEWRGVSFPEERLFRVVAHDVTALWRAEAEARERERFLGTLLGNLPGMVYRCRNDARWTMEFTSAGCELITGYTVDEMLAENAVSVADLVHAEDSARVWSEMEAALDARAPYKLKYRFIQKSGEVRWMEEHGRGVYDASGAIVALEGFVTDVTARMVAVQELEEKLRVIEEQKEQIQHLSLPIIEVWDGVLTLPVVGVLDDQRAERIMQGLLEAVVRTQSQHVIIDLTAVEEVDAAAAEHLVRILRAVQLLGAHGALSGMQPRVAQILVALSADLGGARTWPDLRAALRASMRVPAARPGARPR; translated from the coding sequence ATGACGACGAATCGAGATCCGCTCGCCGACCGTTTTTTTCGGTTCCAGTCCGCTCCGTGCCTCGACGTTGATTTCGACGGCGCGATCCTCTCCGCCAACGGGGCGTTTTGCCAGGCCGTCGGGCGCGGCGAGGACGAGCTCCGGGCCGCGGGGCTCGCGGTGCTCTTCGCGCCCGAGGCCCGCGCGGAGGCCCTGGCCGCGCTCGCCCGCGGGGCGACGGAGGACGTGCTCTCCTTCGCGCTGCCGATCACGCGCCCCGAGGGGGAGCTACGCTGGCTCGAATGGCGCGGCGTCTCGTTCCCCGAGGAGCGGCTGTTCCGGGTGGTCGCGCACGACGTGACGGCGCTCTGGCGCGCCGAGGCGGAGGCGCGGGAGCGGGAGCGGTTCCTCGGCACGTTGCTCGGTAACCTGCCGGGCATGGTGTATCGGTGCCGCAACGACGCGCGGTGGACCATGGAGTTCACGAGCGCGGGCTGCGAGCTCATCACCGGGTACACGGTCGACGAGATGCTCGCCGAGAACGCGGTCTCCGTCGCCGATCTCGTGCACGCGGAGGACAGCGCGCGCGTGTGGTCCGAGATGGAGGCCGCGCTCGACGCGCGCGCGCCTTACAAGCTCAAGTATCGCTTCATCCAGAAATCGGGCGAGGTGCGGTGGATGGAGGAGCACGGCCGCGGCGTGTACGACGCGTCGGGGGCCATCGTCGCGCTCGAGGGGTTCGTCACCGACGTGACCGCGCGGATGGTGGCGGTCCAGGAGCTCGAGGAGAAGCTGCGCGTGATCGAGGAGCAAAAGGAGCAAATTCAGCACCTCTCGCTCCCGATCATCGAGGTCTGGGACGGCGTCTTGACGCTGCCCGTGGTGGGCGTGCTCGACGATCAGCGCGCCGAGCGGATCATGCAAGGGTTGCTCGAGGCCGTGGTGCGGACGCAGAGCCAGCACGTGATCATCGACCTCACGGCCGTGGAGGAGGTGGACGCCGCCGCGGCCGAGCACCTCGTGCGGATCCTGCGCGCGGTGCAGTTGCTCGGCGCGCACGGCGCGCTCTCCGGGATGCAGCCGAGGGTGGCGCAGATCCTCGTCGCGCTCTCGGCCGACCTCGGGGGCGCGCGCACGTGGCCGGACCTGCGGGCCGCGCTGCGGGCCAGCATGCGCGTGCCCGCCGCCCGCCCGGGCGCGCGGCCACGTTGA
- a CDS encoding aldehyde dehydrogenase family protein, producing MSVSVAEDLPPPRVEPSHNDLDRALAELGDNARPFARMPPRDKARILREEVLPRVEAAALRMVQASCLEKGIDPAAPLAGEEWLAGPCTIASNVAALADALDQIAARGAPRLPFRAVREREDGRAKVRVFPMRGSDGALLSGFTCDVHLERGVRPRDVRAEQATFYRQADPEGGVSLVLGAGNVASIGPMDTLHTLFNEGRVVILKTSPVNAYLGPILEDMLAPLVSRGFVRIVHGGPEVGSYLAAHRMVSHVHVTGSQRTHDVIVWGKPGAEQETRRAANDPVLKKPITSELGNVSPVLVVPYLYAEDELWFQARSVATQIVNNASFNCNAAKMLVLARGWAQRDLFLDKLQRALGEARPRKAYYPGAEERHAALVKGHDLVRFVGETGEGALPWTLITGLDAANVDEPLFSTEPFCGIVSEVSVGSDDPAEFLAAATRFCNDTLWGTLSASIVCPSILEDDPAVGAALERAIDELRYGAVAVNHWPALVYGTVTAPWGGHPSVTLADVKSGMGFVHNTVMLGRIEKAVLRGPLTTFPRPPYFYDHRNMAVTAERLLRYYARPGWGRLPGVAMAALRG from the coding sequence ATGAGCGTCAGCGTCGCCGAAGACCTCCCTCCGCCCCGCGTGGAGCCCAGCCACAACGATCTCGACCGCGCCCTCGCCGAGCTCGGCGATAACGCCCGCCCCTTCGCCCGGATGCCCCCGCGCGACAAGGCCCGCATCCTCCGCGAAGAGGTCCTGCCGCGCGTCGAGGCCGCCGCCCTGCGAATGGTCCAGGCGAGCTGCCTCGAAAAAGGCATCGACCCCGCCGCCCCCCTCGCCGGCGAGGAGTGGCTCGCCGGCCCCTGCACCATCGCGAGTAACGTCGCCGCCCTCGCCGACGCCCTCGACCAGATCGCTGCGCGCGGCGCGCCCAGGCTGCCCTTCCGCGCCGTCCGCGAGCGCGAGGACGGCCGCGCCAAGGTCCGCGTCTTCCCCATGCGAGGCTCGGACGGCGCGCTTCTCTCGGGCTTCACCTGCGACGTCCACCTCGAGCGTGGCGTTCGTCCCCGCGACGTCCGCGCCGAACAGGCCACGTTTTACCGGCAAGCCGACCCCGAGGGTGGCGTCTCGCTCGTGCTCGGCGCCGGCAACGTCGCGAGCATCGGGCCGATGGATACCCTGCACACGCTCTTCAACGAGGGGCGCGTCGTGATCCTGAAGACGAGCCCGGTGAACGCCTACCTCGGTCCGATCCTGGAGGACATGCTCGCGCCGCTCGTCTCGCGGGGCTTCGTCCGGATCGTGCACGGCGGGCCGGAGGTCGGCAGCTACCTCGCCGCGCATCGGATGGTCTCGCACGTGCACGTGACGGGCTCGCAGCGGACGCACGACGTCATCGTGTGGGGCAAGCCGGGGGCGGAGCAGGAGACCCGGCGCGCCGCGAACGATCCCGTCCTGAAGAAGCCCATCACCTCGGAGCTCGGCAACGTGAGCCCCGTCCTCGTCGTGCCTTACCTCTACGCCGAGGACGAGCTCTGGTTCCAGGCGCGCAGCGTGGCCACGCAGATCGTCAACAACGCCTCGTTCAACTGCAACGCGGCCAAGATGCTGGTGCTCGCCCGCGGCTGGGCGCAGCGGGACCTGTTCCTCGACAAATTGCAGCGGGCCCTCGGCGAGGCGCGCCCGCGGAAGGCGTATTACCCGGGCGCCGAGGAGCGGCACGCCGCGCTCGTGAAGGGGCACGATCTCGTGCGGTTCGTGGGCGAGACGGGCGAAGGTGCCCTGCCCTGGACGCTGATCACCGGGCTCGACGCCGCAAACGTGGACGAGCCGCTCTTCTCCACCGAGCCCTTCTGCGGCATCGTGAGCGAGGTGTCGGTCGGCTCGGACGATCCGGCCGAGTTCCTCGCCGCGGCGACGCGCTTCTGCAACGACACGCTCTGGGGCACGCTCTCGGCGTCGATCGTTTGTCCGAGTATTCTCGAGGACGACCCCGCCGTGGGCGCCGCCCTCGAGCGCGCCATCGACGAGCTCCGTTATGGGGCGGTCGCGGTGAATCACTGGCCCGCCCTGGTCTACGGGACGGTCACCGCGCCCTGGGGCGGGCACCCGAGCGTGACCCTCGCCGACGTGAAGAGCGGCATGGGCTTCGTCCACAACACGGTGATGCTCGGCCGCATCGAGAAGGCCGTGCTCCGCGGCCCGCTGACGACGTTCCCGCGGCCGCCGTACTTCTACGACCACCGCAACATGGCCGTCACGGCGGAGCGGCTCCTGCGGTATTACGCGAGACCCGGGTGGGGCCGTCTCCCGGGCGTCGCAATGGCAGCGTTACGCGGTTGA
- a CDS encoding DUF6968 family protein: MDVLATRILQYRDDSGVVKDVSLTVFAPRKTDQDDWECAFQFSPPPNQKTLHARGVDSIQALLACLTVARSYIEHPTEDRSSWRGMSHAGLPQFVEKPASYQPPALPPVEPNPGDLLVLATRTLGQPDETDGVRELVLTVYEPVRADDGTWRCAFAFDSAENEPVRHGVGEDFIEALLDGLAMARATYETMIPEGWKAPASHELWGLEFLPYKVGRAYGMEPSKVSNMPDFTPP, translated from the coding sequence ATGGACGTCCTGGCCACCCGCATCCTCCAGTACCGCGACGACAGCGGCGTCGTGAAGGACGTCTCCCTGACCGTCTTCGCCCCACGCAAGACCGACCAGGATGACTGGGAGTGCGCCTTTCAATTCAGCCCGCCCCCCAACCAGAAGACCCTCCACGCGCGGGGCGTCGATTCCATCCAGGCGCTCCTCGCTTGCCTCACGGTCGCTCGCAGCTACATCGAGCATCCCACGGAGGACCGGTCGAGCTGGCGCGGGATGAGCCACGCCGGTTTGCCACAATTCGTCGAGAAGCCGGCGTCGTACCAGCCTCCCGCTCTCCCTCCGGTCGAGCCGAATCCCGGCGACCTTTTGGTCCTCGCGACCCGAACCCTCGGCCAACCCGATGAGACCGACGGCGTGCGCGAGCTCGTCCTCACCGTGTATGAGCCCGTCCGCGCGGATGACGGGACGTGGAGATGCGCTTTCGCGTTCGACTCAGCCGAAAACGAGCCCGTTCGTCATGGCGTCGGGGAGGATTTCATCGAGGCGCTCCTCGACGGCCTCGCGATGGCACGCGCGACCTACGAGACCATGATCCCAGAAGGCTGGAAAGCCCCAGCGTCGCACGAGCTCTGGGGCCTCGAATTTCTCCCGTACAAGGTGGGTCGAGCCTACGGGATGGAGCCGAGCAAAGTCTCGAACATGCCCGACTTCACCCCACCCTGA
- a CDS encoding alpha/beta hydrolase: MSEPVVHLLGPFHVPGLSARHVRVYVPPRRGTAKPPVFYLFDGQNLFHDEPSFAGGWHLHEVAGRLAARGERVPVIVGIDHGGHERIDELSPFPTHGGAGRLELLLDWMRGGLGPHIEHHFGVSTDPLDTGVGGSSMGGLAALYVHHRAPDRFGLVMSMSPSLQIGQGALFGWLDGHPRPRASRIYLDAGAQEAGGGLLRAAERLAETFARRGYDASSLKFVAAKRGAHDEKSWRRRAPGAIRFLFGRKWRR, from the coding sequence ATGTCCGAACCCGTCGTGCATCTGCTCGGTCCGTTCCACGTCCCCGGCCTCTCGGCGCGTCATGTGCGCGTATACGTCCCGCCGCGACGGGGGACGGCGAAGCCGCCCGTGTTTTACCTCTTCGACGGGCAGAACCTCTTCCACGACGAACCTTCGTTCGCCGGCGGCTGGCACCTGCACGAGGTGGCGGGGCGGCTCGCGGCGCGGGGCGAGCGGGTGCCGGTGATCGTGGGCATCGATCATGGCGGGCACGAGCGCATCGACGAGCTCTCGCCCTTCCCGACGCACGGCGGGGCGGGGCGGCTCGAGCTCTTGCTCGACTGGATGCGGGGCGGGCTCGGCCCGCATATCGAGCACCACTTCGGCGTCTCGACGGATCCTCTCGACACGGGCGTGGGCGGCAGCTCGATGGGCGGGCTCGCGGCGCTTTACGTGCACCACCGCGCGCCCGATCGATTCGGCCTGGTGATGAGCATGTCGCCGTCGTTGCAGATCGGGCAAGGTGCGCTTTTCGGCTGGCTCGACGGGCACCCGCGGCCGCGCGCCTCGCGCATCTACCTCGACGCGGGCGCGCAGGAGGCGGGCGGTGGCCTGCTCCGAGCGGCCGAGCGGCTGGCGGAGACATTCGCCCGGCGTGGTTATGACGCGTCTTCGCTGAAGTTCGTCGCAGCAAAGCGAGGCGCCCACGACGAAAAGAGCTGGCGGCGCCGGGCGCCCGGCGCGATACGATTCCTGTTCGGCCGGAAGTGGCGGCGGTAG
- a CDS encoding nitric oxide synthase oxygenase: MVKPAMMTHEIESLIREAGLLEGLGQDAADALLERTVVQRYESGAQIVREGEIGDAAFVLVEGICQVFGARPGGGVIRLARLEPGALFGEQALLGRAGGRRAATVRATGPVAVARIAAQDFRNALPPDHPRREALVRLGEEQLRDRLVQQSSLFRTLRALGGEHGGLDAELVTYERGEALFYQGEPADAVYVVVSGAVGVYVDKDGRPQLLTRVEAGHCVGERGLLRRESRAATAVVEDPVTAFRIPGDRFLALLERSPELREYLDSLESVYELPHRGFVTIFAGRFLGKPCITSLYHLPRGRHALASHVPGEELHHLTVSEPGLEGPHDERGKHRFVDARRGLEREIVVTPDDGRILSFTARGDWVDLPKLYALALEGGSLSPWQCAAFSETGSIDLESPPSLVPDDEIVCTCLRVRRRDLRRAILAGCNTPEAIRDKTRAGSACGACLPRIADMLGKSAWTAAEIVSTVDVCPGVRAFRLVPRGGAPIPAEPGQHIVIQAEIDGRFIERPYTLSAPTTSGHYEITVKRLQGGVFTTWLFERRPEDALIRVSAPGGHFTLPRNDRPVVYLVAGIGVTPAIAAVRAIREEGASRRVHVDYSAHSPASAPYADELHALAAACPNVTARIRFTEVWGRLGKDELASLVEAHPDAEWFLCGPIPYLRAMSQLLLEQGVLDTHLHIEEFIAGSVVVAQPGRRPSLLAPPMSAPPVPLSPSFPTSLLPKAPPPVAITYAPSSPARPAAPAAAEKPRAEGGCPFAHGTHREDGLGVIPPIVAGQDSSVAEEARAYLAQFYREKGAPRAFAVRWVEVAAELERTGTYVQTYDELSFGAKLAWRNSTRCVGRLFWSGLEVRDMRHLKDEDEILSALVEHIELATHGGNLRAMMTVLAPADRAGEGPRVWNGQLLRYAGYPNPDGTVTGDPMNVELTRKALELGWKGGPRTRFDLLPLIVKLPGRAPRWKEIPRRVVREVPLVHPDLPWFASLGLKWYALPAVAELLLDLGGVKYTAAPFNGWYMATEIGARNFSDPHRYNMLPVIADRLGLDTQRASSLWRDRAQVELTRAVVHSFERAGVKIVDHHTASEDFLQFAQAEEGVGRCVHMRWSWIVPPIGSSATSVFHMDEDHHPDISLKPNLFYQPKPWATPA, encoded by the coding sequence ATGGTAAAACCCGCAATGATGACCCACGAGATCGAGAGCTTGATTCGCGAGGCCGGGCTGCTGGAGGGCCTCGGGCAGGACGCGGCGGACGCCCTGCTCGAGCGGACCGTCGTCCAGCGCTACGAATCGGGCGCGCAGATCGTGCGGGAGGGCGAGATCGGGGACGCGGCGTTCGTCCTCGTGGAGGGTATTTGCCAGGTCTTCGGCGCGAGGCCGGGCGGGGGCGTCATCCGCCTGGCGCGCCTCGAGCCGGGGGCGCTCTTCGGCGAGCAGGCCCTGCTCGGCCGGGCGGGCGGGCGCAGGGCGGCCACCGTACGCGCGACGGGACCCGTCGCGGTGGCGCGTATCGCCGCCCAGGATTTCCGTAATGCCCTGCCGCCCGACCACCCCCGCCGCGAGGCCCTCGTGCGCCTCGGCGAGGAGCAGCTCCGCGATCGGCTCGTGCAGCAATCGAGCCTCTTCCGCACATTACGCGCCCTCGGCGGCGAACACGGCGGCCTCGACGCCGAGCTCGTCACCTACGAGCGCGGCGAGGCGCTCTTTTATCAGGGCGAGCCCGCCGACGCCGTGTACGTCGTCGTCTCCGGCGCCGTCGGCGTGTATGTCGACAAGGACGGGCGCCCGCAGCTCCTCACCCGCGTCGAGGCCGGCCATTGTGTCGGCGAGCGAGGCCTCCTGCGCCGCGAGTCCCGCGCGGCCACCGCCGTCGTCGAGGATCCGGTCACGGCCTTTCGAATCCCGGGGGATCGATTCCTCGCCCTCCTCGAGCGGTCGCCCGAGCTCCGCGAATACCTCGACAGCCTGGAGAGCGTCTACGAGCTGCCCCACCGCGGCTTCGTCACCATCTTCGCGGGCAGGTTCCTCGGCAAACCCTGCATCACCTCCCTCTACCACCTGCCCCGCGGCCGCCACGCCCTCGCCTCCCACGTCCCCGGCGAGGAGCTGCACCACCTCACCGTCAGCGAGCCGGGGCTCGAAGGCCCGCACGACGAGCGCGGCAAACACAGGTTCGTCGACGCGCGCCGCGGGCTCGAGCGCGAGATCGTGGTCACGCCCGACGACGGCCGCATCCTCTCGTTCACCGCCCGCGGCGACTGGGTCGATCTCCCGAAGCTTTATGCCCTCGCCCTCGAAGGTGGCTCCCTCTCGCCCTGGCAATGCGCCGCGTTCTCCGAGACGGGCTCCATCGACCTCGAATCACCGCCCTCGCTCGTGCCCGACGACGAGATCGTCTGCACCTGCCTGCGCGTGCGCAGGCGCGACCTGCGCCGCGCCATCCTCGCCGGCTGCAATACACCCGAGGCGATCCGCGACAAGACCCGCGCCGGCAGCGCGTGCGGCGCGTGCCTTCCCCGCATCGCCGACATGCTCGGCAAGAGCGCCTGGACCGCGGCCGAGATCGTCTCCACCGTCGACGTTTGCCCCGGCGTACGCGCCTTCCGCCTCGTCCCCCGGGGCGGCGCGCCGATCCCCGCCGAGCCCGGCCAGCACATCGTCATCCAGGCCGAGATCGACGGGCGCTTCATCGAGCGACCCTATACCCTCTCGGCGCCCACCACGAGCGGCCATTACGAGATCACCGTCAAGCGCCTCCAGGGCGGCGTGTTCACGACCTGGCTCTTCGAGCGCCGCCCCGAGGACGCCCTCATCCGCGTCTCCGCGCCCGGGGGCCATTTCACCCTGCCGCGGAACGATCGCCCCGTCGTCTACCTCGTCGCCGGCATCGGCGTCACGCCCGCGATCGCCGCGGTCCGGGCGATCCGCGAGGAGGGCGCGAGCCGCCGCGTCCACGTCGATTATTCGGCCCACAGCCCCGCGTCGGCTCCTTATGCCGACGAGCTCCACGCGCTCGCCGCCGCTTGCCCGAACGTCACGGCGCGTATTCGTTTCACCGAGGTCTGGGGCCGGCTCGGAAAGGACGAGCTCGCCTCGCTCGTCGAGGCCCACCCCGACGCCGAGTGGTTCCTCTGCGGCCCGATCCCTTATCTGCGCGCGATGAGCCAGCTCCTGCTCGAGCAAGGCGTGCTCGACACGCACCTGCACATCGAGGAGTTCATCGCGGGCAGCGTCGTCGTCGCCCAGCCCGGCCGCAGGCCCTCGTTGCTCGCGCCTCCGATGAGCGCTCCGCCCGTCCCCCTCTCACCCTCGTTCCCCACGAGCCTACTCCCGAAGGCCCCGCCGCCCGTCGCCATCACGTATGCCCCGAGCTCGCCCGCGCGCCCGGCCGCGCCCGCCGCCGCGGAGAAGCCACGCGCCGAGGGGGGTTGTCCCTTCGCGCACGGCACGCACCGCGAGGATGGCCTCGGCGTCATTCCGCCGATCGTCGCCGGGCAGGACAGCAGCGTCGCCGAGGAGGCGCGCGCCTACCTCGCCCAGTTTTACCGGGAAAAGGGGGCGCCTCGGGCCTTCGCGGTGCGGTGGGTCGAGGTCGCGGCCGAGCTCGAGCGCACGGGCACCTACGTCCAGACCTACGACGAGCTCTCCTTCGGCGCCAAGCTCGCCTGGCGCAACTCCACCCGCTGCGTCGGCCGCCTCTTCTGGTCCGGCCTCGAGGTGCGCGACATGCGCCACCTGAAGGACGAAGACGAGATCCTCTCGGCCCTGGTCGAGCACATCGAGCTCGCCACGCACGGGGGAAACCTGCGCGCCATGATGACCGTGCTCGCCCCCGCGGACCGCGCCGGCGAGGGGCCACGCGTGTGGAATGGCCAGCTCCTGCGATATGCGGGCTACCCGAACCCCGACGGCACCGTGACGGGGGATCCGATGAACGTCGAGCTCACCAGGAAGGCGCTCGAGCTCGGCTGGAAAGGCGGACCACGCACGCGCTTCGACCTCCTGCCGCTGATCGTAAAACTCCCCGGGCGGGCGCCTCGGTGGAAGGAGATCCCGCGGCGTGTCGTGCGGGAGGTGCCGCTCGTGCACCCCGACCTCCCCTGGTTCGCCTCCCTCGGCTTGAAATGGTACGCGCTGCCGGCCGTCGCCGAGCTCCTGCTCGACCTCGGCGGCGTGAAGTACACGGCCGCGCCTTTCAACGGCTGGTACATGGCGACCGAGATCGGCGCCCGCAACTTCAGCGATCCGCATCGGTACAACATGCTGCCGGTGATCGCCGACAGGCTCGGCCTCGACACCCAGCGCGCCTCTTCCTTGTGGCGGGATCGGGCGCAGGTCGAGCTCACGCGCGCCGTCGTGCACTCGTTCGAACGCGCGGGCGTCAAGATCGTCGACCACCACACGGCCTCGGAGGACTTCCTGCAGTTCGCGCAGGCCGAAGAGGGCGTGGGGCGCTGCGTGCACATGCGCTGGAGCTGGATCGTCCCGCCCATCGGCAGCAGCGCGACGTCCGTCTTCCACATGGACGAGGACCACCACCCCGACATCTCGCTCAAGCCGAACCTCTTCTATCAGCCGAAGCCGTGGGCGACGCCGGCCTGA
- a CDS encoding response regulator produces MAPHVLLVDDSTTVRMVIAAELREAGFRVTPVPTLDAARRAFAQYRERDPFQLAILDVVLPDGDGIDLLREIRQDPTLERLPVMILSGDARFGSRLRGLGVGADDFLGKPHSKSYLVSRAHLLTGNTQAPAASRAFRVLLVDADAALREDLAKILRIGHGCDVISLDSVDQAAQLLEVEGASVDGSVVDRRCFLRVLGLLRGKQPNGVPMIVLDDSPSATWPPATTAKRNSAVASALVMPRTIDPATVAEVMARRLVEEAPPSVSSSGKLPIDTIDAVRRLARGA; encoded by the coding sequence ATGGCACCGCACGTCCTGCTCGTCGATGACAGCACCACGGTCCGCATGGTCATCGCCGCAGAGCTGCGCGAGGCCGGTTTTCGGGTCACGCCCGTGCCCACGCTGGACGCCGCGCGGCGCGCGTTCGCGCAGTACCGCGAGCGAGACCCTTTCCAGCTCGCCATCCTCGACGTGGTCCTGCCCGACGGCGACGGGATCGACCTGCTCCGCGAAATTCGCCAGGATCCGACGCTCGAGCGCCTGCCCGTCATGATCCTCTCGGGCGACGCGCGGTTCGGCTCCCGCCTGCGCGGGCTCGGCGTGGGCGCCGACGACTTCCTCGGCAAACCCCACTCGAAATCGTACCTCGTGAGCCGCGCCCACCTCCTCACCGGCAACACCCAGGCCCCGGCCGCCTCCCGCGCCTTTCGCGTGCTGCTCGTCGACGCCGACGCCGCCCTCCGCGAGGACCTCGCCAAGATCCTCCGCATCGGCCACGGCTGCGACGTCATCTCGCTCGACAGCGTCGATCAGGCCGCCCAGCTCCTCGAGGTCGAGGGCGCCAGCGTCGACGGATCCGTCGTCGACCGCCGGTGTTTCCTCCGCGTCCTCGGCCTCCTGCGCGGCAAGCAGCCGAACGGCGTGCCCATGATCGTGCTCGACGATTCCCCCTCGGCCACCTGGCCCCCCGCGACCACGGCGAAGCGGAATTCGGCCGTCGCCTCGGCCCTGGTCATGCCCCGCACGATCGACCCGGCCACCGTGGCCGAGGTCATGGCGCGCAGGCTGGTCGAGGAGGCCCCTCCGTCCGTCTCGTCGAGCGGCAAGCTCCCGATCGACACCATTGACGCTGTGCGTCGGCTCGCGCGAGGGGCCTGA
- a CDS encoding diacylglycerol/polyprenol kinase family protein — MSKSTLDPTALDLELEVAPFSSVPAPPRPARPENLSRSLFHVASALLALFMLRMVPSRGWLIAVSASLCAWAWSCEIARRLSPAVNEWLMRLFSKVAHPQERHRVNSSTWYLTALLGLSIFAPLQAAELGVVVLGLADPAAGFIGRRIGRTKILANRSLEGTLGFFAVGTLAAVATLAVFHGLPLPAMLLIASAGAAAGAVAELVSSRLDDNFTIPVTVAVAASIAGAFAPVS; from the coding sequence TTGTCCAAGTCCACCCTCGATCCGACCGCGCTCGACCTCGAGCTCGAAGTGGCGCCTTTCTCCTCGGTGCCCGCGCCCCCACGTCCGGCCCGGCCCGAGAACCTGTCGCGCAGCCTCTTCCACGTCGCCTCCGCGCTGCTCGCGCTCTTCATGCTCCGGATGGTCCCCAGCCGAGGGTGGCTGATCGCCGTGAGCGCCTCGCTCTGCGCGTGGGCCTGGTCCTGCGAGATCGCCCGGCGCCTGAGCCCGGCCGTCAACGAGTGGCTGATGCGGCTCTTCTCGAAGGTCGCCCACCCCCAGGAGCGACACCGGGTCAACTCGTCCACCTGGTACCTCACGGCCCTGCTCGGCCTGTCGATCTTCGCGCCGCTCCAGGCGGCCGAGCTCGGCGTCGTGGTCCTCGGCCTCGCCGACCCGGCGGCCGGCTTCATCGGCCGGCGCATCGGCCGCACCAAGATCCTCGCCAACCGCTCGCTCGAGGGCACGCTCGGCTTCTTCGCCGTCGGCACGCTCGCCGCGGTCGCGACCCTCGCCGTCTTCCACGGCCTGCCCCTGCCCGCGATGTTGCTCATCGCCTCCGCGGGCGCGGCCGCGGGCGCCGTCGCCGAGCTCGTCTCTTCCCGCCTCGACGACAACTTCACCATCCCGGTCACGGTCGCGGTCGCCGCCTCCATCGCGGGCGCGTTTGCCCCCGTGTCCTGA